A window of the Ostrea edulis chromosome 1, xbOstEdul1.1, whole genome shotgun sequence genome harbors these coding sequences:
- the LOC130052835 gene encoding neuroguidin-like has protein sequence MSAEEMEEAIKLLGDMESQTEDVTKLIDHLLKKALNEEYSTSSGISFLEVKYQLLLTYLMNLTYITLQKSSGESIEGDPSIDRLVEIRTVLEKMRPIDKKLKYQVDKVVRTAATGGIDSSDPLRYRANPENLISKLDDESESESEGEEKKPKIYQPPKLTAMHYEGDESVQDKEQQVLERAKKRALSTSMLRDLREEYSEGPSEVRETTSTQRSKAEKKLRDRTEYEEEHFMRFSVSKKDKNEMKRVAGFSSLNNLTHFDDISALTEGRTSQSGSSKKRKAGGKGKKGKKGFKKRRKH, from the exons ATGTCAGCAGAGGAAATGGAGGAAGCCATTAAACTCCTTGGGGACATGGAGTCACAAACAGAAGATGTCACCAAACTTATAGATCATCTTCTAAAGAAAGCGCTAAATGAAGAATACAGTACATCAAGC GGGATAAGTTTTCTGGAGGTGAAGTACCAGCTGCTGTTGACCTACTTGATGAATTTGACCTACATAACACTGCAGAAATCCAGTGGAGAAAGCATAGAGGGAGATCCATCTATCGATAGACTTGTTGAAATCAGAACA GTTCTTGAAAAAATGAGACCAATagacaaaaaattgaaatatcaagTTGACAAAGTAGTTAGAACAGCAGCCACAGGGGGTATAG ATTCCTCGGATCCTCTTAGATACAGAGCTAACCCCGAAAACTTGATAAGCAAG CTTGATGATGAGTCAGAATCAGAATCAGAGGGAGAAGAAAAGAAACCCAAGATTTACCAGCCTCCTAAACTCACAGCTATGCACTATG AGGGTGATGAGTCTGTACAAGATAAGGAACAGCAAGTCCTGGAGCGGGCTAAAAAGCGGGCACTCAGTACGAGCATGCTCCGAGATCTGAGGGAGGAGTACAGTGAAGGCCCCTCAGAAGTCAGG GAAACCACAAGCACACAGCGATCTAAGGCGGAGAAGAAACTAAGGGACAGAACTGA GTATGAAGAGGAACATTTCATGAGATTCTCGGTGTCTAAGAAAGATAAG AATGAGATGAAGAGGGTAGCAGGTTTTTCCTCACTGAATAACCTGACTCATTTTGATGACATCAGCGCTTTGACAGAAGGACGAACTTCCCAG AGTGGATCTTCCAAGAAAAGGAAAGCTGGTGGAAAG GGCAAGAAAGGAAAGAAAG gaTTCAAAAAGAGAAGAAAACACTAA